One Oceanicoccus sagamiensis genomic region harbors:
- a CDS encoding MAPEG family protein encodes MDVTLFNQHSILLPVLATLFLGFLIWLTLFVARFKVILAKAIPASEMATPESVRENMPPSAMQPVNNFNNFFEVPMIFLALCFYLFVTGTADSNYLNLAWVFVAFRYVHTLIHCSYNNAMHRFISYLISCIALWTMLIMAIINAL; translated from the coding sequence ATGGACGTCACTCTATTTAATCAACACAGTATTCTTTTACCCGTTCTCGCGACACTGTTTCTCGGCTTTTTAATTTGGCTCACGCTCTTTGTCGCCCGCTTTAAAGTGATACTGGCCAAAGCTATTCCGGCCAGCGAGATGGCAACACCGGAATCTGTCCGCGAAAACATGCCCCCATCAGCCATGCAGCCAGTGAATAACTTCAATAATTTTTTTGAAGTGCCGATGATTTTTTTAGCCCTGTGTTTTTATTTATTTGTTACCGGCACAGCGGATAGCAACTACCTTAACCTGGCCTGGGTCTTTGTCGCCTTTCGCTATGTCCATACCCTTATCCATTGCAGTTACAATAATGCGATGCACCGCTTTATCAGCTACCTGATATCCTGTATTGCCCTGTGGACCATGCTCATTATGGCGATAATCAACGCGCTATAA
- a CDS encoding PilT/PilU family type 4a pilus ATPase, producing MEFADYLKILASKDGSDLYLSTGAPPCAKFEGVLKPLEKVAMQPGRIKDIAYELMDKRQQEEFEEELEMNLATSIPSVGRFRVNIFKQRNEISIVARNIKTEIPNFDDLKLPEILKDVIVRKRGLVLFVGGTGSGKSTSLAALIDHRNSTSSGHIITIEDPVEFVHRHKKSVVNQREVGVDTRNFSNALKNTLRQAPDVILIGEVRDRDTMEHCLAFAETGHLAISTLHANNANQALDRIINFFPEERRAQLLMDLSSNIQAFVSQRLIPTVDGKRVAAVEILLGTATIKEKILRGELEDIKEIMAKSENLGMQTFDTALFKLYKEGRITLEEAIKNADSANNLRLKIKLSDEGGVDSSASSATDSGGGFNLSLEEIEEDAEDEVPDNPFLKK from the coding sequence ATGGAATTTGCAGATTACTTAAAAATACTGGCTTCTAAAGATGGCTCCGACTTATACCTGAGTACCGGGGCACCTCCCTGCGCCAAATTTGAGGGGGTGTTAAAACCGCTGGAAAAGGTCGCTATGCAGCCCGGGCGGATCAAGGATATTGCCTATGAGTTAATGGACAAAAGACAGCAGGAAGAGTTTGAAGAAGAGTTGGAAATGAATTTGGCGACGTCTATCCCCAGTGTCGGCCGCTTCCGGGTCAATATTTTTAAGCAGCGCAATGAAATTTCTATTGTGGCCCGCAATATCAAAACCGAAATTCCCAACTTTGATGATCTAAAGCTGCCAGAGATTTTAAAAGATGTCATCGTACGCAAGCGCGGTCTGGTTTTGTTTGTTGGTGGCACAGGTTCGGGTAAGTCCACCTCATTGGCCGCGTTAATTGATCATCGCAATAGCACCAGTTCCGGTCATATTATTACGATTGAAGACCCGGTTGAATTTGTTCATCGCCATAAAAAATCCGTGGTCAATCAGCGCGAAGTGGGTGTTGATACACGTAATTTTAGTAATGCCTTAAAAAATACCTTGCGACAGGCGCCGGATGTTATTTTGATTGGTGAGGTCCGTGACCGCGATACCATGGAACATTGCCTGGCGTTTGCCGAAACTGGCCACTTAGCGATTTCAACCTTGCATGCGAATAATGCTAATCAGGCTCTGGATAGAATTATTAATTTTTTCCCGGAAGAGCGTCGCGCACAATTATTAATGGATTTATCCTCCAATATACAGGCCTTTGTTTCGCAGCGCTTAATCCCAACGGTGGATGGTAAGCGGGTGGCGGCGGTTGAGATTTTATTGGGTACGGCCACCATCAAAGAAAAAATTCTACGGGGCGAGCTGGAAGATATTAAAGAGATTATGGCCAAGTCGGAAAACCTGGGCATGCAAACGTTCGATACGGCCCTATTTAAGCTTTATAAGGAAGGGCGAATCACGTTGGAAGAGGCGATTAAAAATGCCGATTCCGCCAATAATTTAAGATTGAAAATAAAATTAAGTGATGAAGGCGGTGTTGATTCTTCGGCGAGTTCGGCGACAGATTCGGGTGGTGGTTTTAATCTGAGTTTAGAGGAAATCGAAGAGGATGCGGAGGATGAGGTTCCAGATAATCCGTTTTTAAAAAAATAA
- the gshA gene encoding glutamate--cysteine ligase, whose protein sequence is MPDQLTERLELIASNEHSPLLTGLQRGIEKESLRVCSSGKLAQTPHPQALGSALTHPHITTDFSEALLEFITPVFTDIDQSLECLDNVHRFTYPNLDNELLWTASMPCILEGDNNIPVAQYGSSNVATMKTAYRKGLGNRYGRLMQTISGIHYNFSLPDGLWESLQQQDYDKRPLQDYKTESYFKLIRNFRRFSWLLIYLYGASPAVCKSFLRGNGDHNLQTLDNGTVYAPYGTALRMGDLGYQSSAQENLKICYNSIDNYIDTLRQAITNTHPDYEKIGVKEDGDYRQLSTALLQIENEFYSTIRPKRVTQSGETPVGALKDRGVEYIEVRCIDVNPYLPLGIDADQIRFIDCFLLYCLFERSPLCDDDDRERINNNLKAVVNRGREPGLMLQTRTGDRSLNDWANKLLDGIDKIAEQLDAAHGGNNYQRVCQQQRGKIADASLTPSATILADMDKQKKPFFRFAMDLAEQHGKDFHNRPLTGEDLEYFLQKTALSKQQQAEIEAADSISFDQYLADYYQQYSNIK, encoded by the coding sequence TTGCCGGATCAACTAACCGAACGGCTAGAACTTATAGCCAGCAACGAACATTCACCTTTGCTGACTGGCCTGCAACGGGGTATTGAAAAAGAAAGCTTGCGTGTTTGCAGCAGCGGCAAGCTAGCGCAAACACCCCACCCGCAGGCGCTGGGCTCGGCCCTGACACACCCCCATATCACTACCGATTTTTCTGAAGCCCTGCTTGAGTTTATTACCCCGGTATTTACCGATATTGATCAAAGTCTGGAATGCCTCGATAACGTACATCGCTTTACTTACCCAAATCTCGACAATGAGCTGCTCTGGACTGCCAGTATGCCCTGCATTCTGGAAGGGGATAACAATATTCCTGTGGCGCAATATGGTAGCTCCAATGTTGCCACCATGAAAACCGCTTACCGCAAAGGTTTGGGTAATCGCTATGGTCGCCTGATGCAGACCATCTCCGGTATTCACTATAATTTTTCGCTACCGGATGGTTTATGGGAGTCTTTGCAACAACAGGATTATGACAAGCGCCCCTTGCAAGATTATAAAACCGAATCCTATTTTAAGTTAATCCGTAACTTCCGCCGTTTTTCCTGGCTGCTTATCTATTTATACGGCGCATCGCCTGCTGTCTGCAAAAGCTTTCTACGGGGTAATGGCGATCATAATTTACAAACCTTAGATAACGGTACCGTGTATGCCCCCTATGGCACTGCATTGCGCATGGGTGATCTTGGCTACCAAAGTAGCGCACAGGAAAATTTAAAAATTTGTTATAACAGTATTGATAATTATATTGATACTTTGCGTCAGGCCATTACTAACACACACCCTGATTATGAAAAAATTGGCGTTAAAGAAGATGGCGACTACCGCCAACTCTCCACGGCGTTATTACAAATAGAAAATGAATTTTACAGTACTATTCGCCCCAAGCGTGTTACCCAGTCTGGCGAAACACCGGTAGGCGCTTTAAAAGACCGCGGCGTTGAATATATCGAGGTGCGCTGTATTGATGTCAATCCCTATCTGCCTCTGGGTATTGATGCGGACCAGATTCGTTTTATTGATTGCTTCTTATTGTACTGCTTATTTGAACGCAGCCCACTGTGCGATGATGATGACCGTGAACGGATTAATAATAATTTAAAAGCCGTGGTTAACCGTGGGCGTGAACCTGGCTTGATGCTACAAACCCGCACCGGCGATCGCAGCCTGAACGATTGGGCGAATAAATTGCTGGACGGTATCGATAAAATTGCTGAGCAACTGGACGCTGCACATGGCGGCAATAATTACCAACGGGTCTGCCAGCAACAACGAGGCAAGATCGCCGATGCCTCATTAACACCCTCCGCCACTATTCTTGCGGATATGGATAAGCAGAAAAAGCCGTTTTTCCGCTTTGCTATGGATTTAGCCGAGCAGCATGGTAAAGATTTTCATAATCGCCCTTTAACGGGCGAAGACCTGGAATATTTTTTACAAAAAACAGCGCTTTCTAAGCAGCAGCAAGCCGAGATTGAAGCCGCCGACAGCATTAGTTTTGATCAGTATCTGGCAGATTATTATCAACAATACAGCAATATCAAATAG
- a CDS encoding PilZ domain-containing protein, which yields MTDERRSETRIDEKTTIFIEVCSSSFDNTSPANIIICNSIDLSANGIQVEIDQEVAIGSILRLCAEFNDSETLYLVGETKWVKPAGDHFNIGFELYDAENTDIVGWKKLVASLLN from the coding sequence ATGACCGATGAACGCCGCAGTGAAACGCGCATTGATGAAAAAACGACCATCTTTATCGAGGTCTGCTCATCATCATTTGACAACACCTCACCCGCCAATATTATTATCTGCAATAGCATAGACCTCTCGGCCAATGGTATTCAGGTCGAAATCGATCAGGAAGTCGCTATCGGGTCCATTCTAAGGTTATGTGCTGAGTTTAACGACAGTGAAACGCTTTATCTGGTTGGGGAAACCAAATGGGTTAAGCCCGCCGGCGACCACTTTAATATTGGTTTTGAACTCTACGATGCTGAGAACACGGATATTGTTGGCTGGAAAAAGCTGGTTGCCAGTTTGTTAAATTAG
- a CDS encoding DUF924 family protein, which produces MTEQGVPHKEQQAIDDILRYWFADIGAGFEVTAQHKLWYSGGPAVDKAIERQFGGWVAQALEGELAAWQATAQGTLALVILLDQFTRNIYRGSAQAFAGDPLAQTLVKQGLRAGLDSQLTAVQRSFFYMPLEHSESIADQQTCVALFEQLLGEVPAAGKATIQSSLDFALKHRDIIAQFGRFPHRNEALGRGTTAQEQAYLSGGGARFGQ; this is translated from the coding sequence ATGACAGAACAGGGTGTCCCCCACAAAGAACAGCAGGCCATTGATGATATTCTGCGCTATTGGTTTGCCGATATTGGTGCCGGTTTCGAGGTCACTGCTCAGCATAAGCTCTGGTATTCCGGTGGTCCAGCTGTCGATAAGGCGATTGAACGGCAATTTGGTGGCTGGGTGGCGCAGGCGCTGGAAGGCGAGTTGGCCGCCTGGCAGGCAACCGCACAGGGCACTTTGGCGCTAGTGATACTGCTGGACCAGTTTACCCGCAATATCTACCGCGGTAGTGCTCAGGCCTTTGCCGGGGACCCGTTGGCGCAGACACTGGTTAAGCAGGGGCTTAGGGCCGGGCTGGATAGTCAGTTGACGGCCGTGCAGCGCAGTTTTTTCTATATGCCGCTGGAGCATTCAGAATCTATCGCTGACCAGCAGACTTGCGTCGCCCTATTTGAGCAATTATTAGGCGAAGTGCCAGCAGCAGGGAAGGCGACAATACAATCGAGCCTGGACTTTGCACTTAAGCACCGGGATATTATTGCGCAGTTTGGCCGCTTTCCACACCGCAATGAGGCGCTGGGCCGCGGCACGACCGCGCAAGAGCAGGCCTATCTTAGTGGCGGTGGTGCACGTTTTGGTCAATAG
- a CDS encoding DUF1631 family protein: MTNTQAILLDINSLLAGEWPQCLALLTYAYPLSNNDNKRPIEHTHLIGLLKKTSGSSNISKAIEAELEPVESLDGESYACLKFIDQLFDNYLKNNKLHSDIHPMLNHFRGESAIAMLQQTLPWHESTGLTAQFNNLYTNAIGWQPELGRAAERFYHQLQTIFNASSETSATPESTLDSFNVFFQKEQGRIQKLEKRLHDAELGALHAKHAQQLSARTLNQHMAGQQLPACITQFLQGPWRESMRLLIISDGKDSQNWQKILRLTETLIWSFQPINDDIDNHRQHIVNSISELAEQLHQTTIGLHHSTMLDEELGIVEKEHLKILKGEALEYQAFELIDNTDPLVSSQVSVSQNLIKQAAAYHEGQWFELQNSEGTTRIKLSLKITQAQQLLFTNFLGIKKAQHSFEEFAYMLSSKIAIPINSRDPFKATGEKIFNSLLERYTQQQQQAASDAAIEEEILRQQEITRQAAKDKALKEAKVFAEQQKAARIKAQQEQRAQAERLATEQHKKDVITQLAQLRVGAVVIFYNDANQGDQCKLAAIIQSSNEHIFVNRDGIKQHALNKQQLSAQLLNGTAKIIDPGSDFENTLEQVVNNLRTRK; encoded by the coding sequence ATGACTAATACGCAAGCCATCCTGCTCGATATCAACTCCCTGCTTGCCGGGGAGTGGCCGCAATGTCTGGCACTGCTGACATACGCTTATCCGCTGTCTAACAATGACAATAAGCGTCCGATTGAGCATACGCATTTAATCGGTCTGCTTAAAAAAACGTCTGGCAGCAGCAATATTAGCAAAGCTATCGAAGCAGAACTTGAGCCCGTTGAAAGTCTGGATGGCGAGAGCTATGCCTGCTTAAAATTTATTGACCAATTATTCGACAACTACCTTAAAAATAACAAACTGCATTCGGATATTCACCCCATGCTAAATCATTTTCGGGGTGAAAGTGCTATTGCCATGTTGCAACAAACCCTGCCCTGGCATGAGAGTACGGGCTTAACTGCGCAGTTTAATAACCTCTACACCAATGCCATAGGCTGGCAGCCAGAACTGGGCCGTGCCGCTGAACGTTTTTACCATCAACTACAAACCATCTTTAATGCATCTAGCGAAACCTCAGCAACCCCTGAGTCAACGCTGGATTCATTCAACGTTTTTTTCCAAAAAGAACAAGGGCGCATCCAAAAACTGGAAAAACGTTTGCACGATGCTGAGCTAGGTGCGCTGCATGCAAAACATGCCCAGCAATTAAGTGCCCGCACCTTAAATCAACACATGGCCGGGCAGCAGCTGCCTGCCTGCATCACTCAGTTTTTGCAAGGGCCATGGCGTGAATCTATGCGCCTGCTAATTATCAGCGATGGTAAAGACAGCCAAAACTGGCAAAAAATATTGCGCTTAACCGAAACTTTAATCTGGTCTTTTCAACCTATCAATGATGACATCGACAACCATCGGCAACATATTGTCAATTCAATTTCAGAACTCGCAGAGCAGTTGCACCAAACAACTATCGGCCTGCACCATAGCACGATGCTGGATGAAGAATTAGGTATCGTCGAGAAAGAGCACCTTAAAATACTAAAAGGTGAAGCACTGGAATATCAAGCGTTTGAATTAATTGATAACACCGACCCACTGGTAAGCTCGCAAGTTTCTGTGAGTCAAAACCTGATTAAACAAGCTGCGGCCTATCATGAAGGTCAATGGTTTGAACTGCAAAACAGTGAAGGCACTACCCGGATTAAACTATCCCTAAAAATCACTCAGGCACAGCAACTACTGTTTACCAACTTTCTTGGTATCAAAAAGGCTCAGCATAGCTTTGAGGAATTTGCCTATATGCTGTCTTCAAAAATCGCGATACCCATCAACTCCAGAGACCCGTTTAAAGCCACTGGAGAAAAAATATTCAATTCATTACTGGAACGTTATACGCAGCAACAGCAGCAAGCCGCCAGCGATGCCGCCATTGAAGAAGAGATTCTCCGGCAGCAGGAAATCACCCGACAGGCGGCAAAAGACAAAGCCCTTAAAGAGGCCAAAGTTTTTGCTGAACAGCAAAAAGCCGCCAGAATTAAAGCCCAGCAGGAACAGCGAGCACAGGCTGAACGCCTGGCCACTGAACAACACAAGAAAGATGTCATCACACAATTAGCACAGCTACGAGTAGGCGCCGTCGTGATTTTTTATAATGACGCCAATCAAGGTGACCAATGTAAACTGGCCGCCATTATCCAGTCATCGAACGAGCATATTTTTGTCAATCGTGATGGCATCAAACAGCACGCATTAAATAAACAGCAGCTCTCTGCACAGCTACTCAACGGAACCGCCAAAATAATTGACCCTGGCAGTGACTTTGAAAACACACTTGAGCAAGTGGTTAACAACCTAAGGACAAGGAAATAA
- a CDS encoding glutaredoxin family protein has translation MNKKAKNFIPLILFIAVFLLLQNWWRVDLVLNPISTESINEEAVVMYSTNWCPYCRKARLFFRQANIPYTEYDVEKSARAYEEYQRISGRGVPVIVIGDKVVQGFDKQAIRRALADNNP, from the coding sequence ATGAACAAAAAAGCTAAAAACTTTATACCTTTAATTCTCTTTATTGCTGTATTTCTGCTCTTGCAAAACTGGTGGCGAGTCGATTTAGTACTCAATCCCATCAGCACAGAATCGATCAATGAGGAAGCGGTGGTTATGTACTCCACCAATTGGTGCCCCTACTGCCGTAAAGCGCGACTATTTTTTCGCCAAGCCAATATTCCCTATACGGAGTATGATGTTGAAAAATCAGCCCGCGCCTATGAGGAGTATCAACGTATCAGCGGCCGCGGCGTGCCAGTGATTGTTATTGGTGATAAAGTAGTACAAGGTTTTGACAAGCAGGCTATACGGCGCGCACTGGCAGATAACAACCCATAA
- a CDS encoding PaaI family thioesterase → MQAIQDKMQHNHCYGCGPENEQGLQLKSYRREDGITVATFIPAAHHNAGPKHFLNGGIQATILDCHGICAALGDAYYRAGRDVGEGEMMWYATGHMAVSYQKPVPVDQPVELTAEIVSTAEKKTEVSCQLLSGGEVCATAEIIAVKVPNSWYE, encoded by the coding sequence ATGCAAGCGATTCAGGACAAAATGCAACACAACCATTGTTATGGCTGTGGCCCGGAGAATGAGCAGGGCTTACAACTTAAAAGTTACCGCCGTGAAGATGGTATTACGGTAGCGACTTTTATTCCCGCGGCGCACCATAATGCGGGACCAAAACATTTTTTGAATGGCGGTATACAGGCGACGATCCTCGACTGCCACGGCATTTGTGCGGCGCTGGGTGATGCCTATTATCGCGCAGGCCGTGATGTGGGGGAGGGGGAGATGATGTGGTATGCCACCGGCCATATGGCAGTGAGCTATCAAAAGCCAGTGCCGGTTGACCAGCCCGTTGAATTAACGGCGGAGATCGTTAGCACAGCGGAGAAAAAGACTGAGGTGAGTTGCCAGCTATTATCAGGTGGTGAAGTCTGTGCTACGGCAGAGATTATTGCGGTTAAGGTGCCTAATAGCTGGTATGAATAA